Proteins encoded together in one Shewanella oneidensis MR-1 window:
- the acnD gene encoding Fe/S-dependent 2-methylisocitrate dehydratase AcnD, whose protein sequence is MSTVMNTQYRKPLPGTALDYFDTREAIEAIAPGAYAKLPYTSRVLAENLVRRCEPEMLTASLKQIIESKQELDFPWFPARVVCHDILGQTALVDLAGLRDAIAAKGGDPAQVNPVVPTQLIVDHSLAVEYGGFDKDAFAKNRAIEDRRNEDRFHFINWTQKAFKNIDVIPQGNGIMHQINLERMSPVIHARNGVAFPDTLVGTDSHTPHVDALGVIAIGVGGLEAESVMLGRASYMRLPDIIGVELTGKPQPGITATDIVLALTEFLRAQKVVSSYLEFFGEGAEALTLGDRATISNMTPEFGATAAMFYIDQQTLDYLTLTGREAEQVKLVETYAKTAGLWSDDLKQAVYPRTLHFDLSSVVRTIAGPSNPHARVPTSELAARGISGEVENEPGLMPDGAVIIAAITSCTNTSNPRNVIAAGLLARNANAKGLTRKPWVKTSLAPGSKAVQLYLEEANLLPELESLGFGIVGFACTTCNGMSGALDPVIQQEVIDRDLYATAVLSGNRNFDGRIHPYAKQAFLASPPLVVAYAIAGTIRFDIEKDVLGLDKDGKPVRLINIWPSDAEIDAVIAASVKPEQFRKVYEPMFDLSVDYGDKVSPLYDWRPQSTYIRRPPYWEGALAGERTLKGMRPLAVLGDNITTDHLSPSNAIMMDSAAGEYLHKMGLPEEDFNSYATHRGDHLTAQRATFANPKLKNEMAIVDGKVKQGSLARIEPEGIVTRMWEAIETYMDRKQPLIIIAGADYGQGSSRDWAAKGVRLAGVEAIVAEGFERIHRTNLVGMGVLPLEFKAGENRATYGIDGTEVFDVIGSIAPRADLTVIITRKNGERVEVPVTCRLDTAEEVSIYEAGGVLQRFAQDFLESNLK, encoded by the coding sequence ATGAGCACTGTTATGAACACCCAATATCGCAAGCCTTTACCCGGCACAGCACTCGACTATTTCGACACCCGCGAAGCCATTGAAGCCATTGCCCCCGGCGCCTACGCGAAATTGCCTTACACCTCGCGCGTGTTAGCGGAAAATTTAGTGCGTCGCTGCGAACCAGAAATGCTCACCGCCTCACTAAAACAAATTATTGAATCAAAGCAAGAACTGGATTTCCCATGGTTCCCTGCCCGAGTCGTGTGCCACGATATTTTAGGCCAAACCGCACTGGTAGATCTTGCAGGTTTACGTGATGCGATTGCTGCTAAGGGTGGCGATCCAGCGCAGGTTAACCCAGTTGTTCCGACTCAACTGATTGTTGACCACTCATTAGCAGTGGAATACGGTGGTTTCGATAAAGATGCCTTCGCCAAAAACCGCGCCATCGAAGACAGACGCAACGAAGACAGATTTCACTTTATCAACTGGACCCAAAAAGCCTTTAAAAACATCGATGTGATCCCGCAGGGTAACGGCATCATGCACCAAATTAACCTGGAGCGTATGTCACCCGTGATCCATGCTCGCAACGGTGTGGCCTTCCCCGATACTCTAGTCGGCACCGACAGCCATACTCCCCATGTGGATGCGCTGGGTGTTATCGCCATTGGTGTGGGTGGTCTTGAAGCCGAAAGTGTAATGTTAGGCCGCGCCTCATACATGCGTCTACCCGACATTATCGGCGTGGAGCTAACAGGTAAACCTCAGCCGGGCATCACTGCAACCGATATCGTGCTGGCTTTGACCGAATTTTTACGCGCCCAAAAAGTGGTTTCTTCATATTTAGAGTTCTTCGGCGAAGGCGCTGAGGCCTTAACCCTTGGGGATCGCGCAACCATCTCGAACATGACGCCAGAATTTGGTGCCACGGCCGCCATGTTCTACATCGACCAACAAACGCTAGACTACCTAACCCTCACGGGCCGCGAAGCCGAGCAGGTTAAGCTGGTTGAAACCTATGCGAAAACGGCTGGTTTGTGGAGCGATGATCTCAAGCAGGCTGTCTACCCACGCACACTGCACTTTGACCTGTCGTCGGTTGTGCGCACCATAGCTGGGCCTTCTAACCCCCATGCACGCGTACCAACCTCAGAGTTGGCCGCACGCGGTATCAGTGGCGAGGTTGAAAACGAGCCAGGGTTAATGCCAGATGGCGCAGTGATTATTGCGGCCATCACCAGCTGCACTAACACCAGTAACCCACGTAACGTGATTGCGGCGGGCCTGCTTGCACGCAACGCCAATGCCAAAGGTTTAACCCGTAAACCTTGGGTGAAGACCTCACTCGCCCCTGGTTCTAAAGCGGTACAACTGTATTTAGAAGAAGCCAATTTACTGCCTGAACTTGAGTCCTTAGGCTTTGGTATTGTCGGTTTTGCCTGTACCACCTGTAACGGTATGAGCGGCGCCCTCGACCCCGTTATCCAGCAGGAAGTGATCGACCGCGATCTGTACGCTACCGCTGTATTATCCGGTAACCGTAACTTCGACGGCCGAATTCACCCTTATGCTAAGCAAGCCTTCCTCGCATCGCCACCGTTAGTGGTGGCCTATGCGATTGCGGGCACCATTCGTTTCGATATCGAGAAGGATGTCTTAGGCCTCGATAAAGACGGCAAGCCAGTGCGCTTAATCAATATTTGGCCGTCGGATGCTGAAATCGATGCTGTGATCGCCGCAAGCGTTAAGCCTGAGCAGTTCCGCAAGGTTTACGAACCCATGTTTGATTTGAGCGTCGACTACGGCGATAAGGTCAGCCCGCTGTACGACTGGCGTCCACAATCAACCTATATCCGCCGCCCACCTTACTGGGAAGGCGCATTAGCGGGCGAGCGGACTCTCAAGGGCATGCGCCCACTGGCAGTATTAGGTGACAACATCACCACCGACCATTTATCGCCATCAAACGCGATTATGATGGACAGTGCGGCGGGTGAATACCTGCACAAAATGGGCTTGCCTGAGGAAGACTTTAACTCCTATGCGACCCACAGGGGCGACCATTTAACCGCCCAGCGCGCCACCTTCGCCAACCCTAAACTCAAAAACGAGATGGCAATTGTCGATGGCAAGGTGAAGCAAGGCTCACTGGCACGTATCGAGCCAGAAGGCATAGTCACCCGCATGTGGGAAGCCATTGAAACCTATATGGATCGCAAGCAGCCGCTGATTATTATCGCCGGCGCAGACTATGGCCAAGGCTCATCCCGTGACTGGGCGGCAAAAGGTGTGCGCTTAGCGGGAGTTGAGGCCATTGTTGCCGAAGGCTTTGAGCGTATTCACCGCACAAACTTAGTCGGTATGGGTGTGTTACCGCTTGAATTTAAGGCGGGCGAGAATCGCGCGACCTACGGCATCGATGGCACTGAGGTATTTGATGTTATTGGTTCAATCGCGCCAAGAGCAGATTTGACCGTTATCATCACCCGTAAAAACGGTGAGCGCGTTGAAGTGCCTGTGACTTGCCGTTTAGATACCGCCGAAGAAGTATCAATCTATGAAGCTGGCGGCGTACTGCAACGGTTTGCGCAGGACTTTTTAGAGTCGAACCTGAAGTAA
- the prpC gene encoding bifunctional 2-methylcitrate synthase/citrate synthase has translation MSDAKKLTGAGLRGQSAGETALSTVGVSGSGLTYRGYDVKDLAENATFEEVAYLILYGELPTTAQLAAYKTKLKGMRGLPQALKEVLERIPADAHPMDVMRTGCSMLGNLEAEHSFSEQSQIADRLLAAFPSIICYWYRFSHDGVRIDTETDDDQIGAHFLHLLHGKAPSALHTKVMDVSLILYAEHEFNASTFTARVCASTLSDMHSCVTGAIGSLRGPLHGGANEAAMELIQDMKDEADARDVLMGKLERKEKIMGFGHAIYRDSDPRNAIIKEWSEKLAADYGDDRLYRVSVACEALMWEQKKLFCNADFFHASAYHFMGIPTKLFTPIFVCSRVTGWTAHVMEQRSNNRIIRPSADYVGVSPRKVIPIANR, from the coding sequence ATGTCAGACGCAAAAAAATTAACGGGTGCAGGATTACGTGGCCAAAGCGCGGGTGAGACTGCACTAAGTACTGTAGGTGTATCGGGCAGCGGCCTGACCTACCGCGGTTACGATGTGAAGGATCTGGCCGAAAACGCCACCTTCGAAGAAGTCGCTTACCTCATCCTCTACGGCGAATTACCCACCACAGCACAACTTGCGGCCTATAAAACCAAACTCAAAGGCATGCGCGGCCTACCACAGGCATTAAAAGAAGTGTTAGAGCGCATTCCTGCCGACGCCCATCCAATGGATGTGATGCGTACCGGTTGCTCTATGCTGGGTAACCTCGAAGCTGAGCACAGCTTTAGCGAGCAAAGCCAAATTGCCGACCGTTTACTGGCGGCCTTCCCATCGATTATCTGCTACTGGTATCGCTTTAGCCACGATGGCGTACGTATCGACACCGAAACCGATGACGATCAAATCGGCGCCCATTTCTTACACCTGCTGCACGGCAAAGCGCCTTCTGCCCTGCACACCAAAGTAATGGACGTTTCGTTAATTCTGTATGCAGAGCATGAGTTTAATGCTTCAACCTTCACCGCTCGTGTGTGTGCATCGACGTTATCGGATATGCATTCTTGCGTGACTGGCGCAATCGGTTCACTACGTGGCCCACTGCATGGCGGCGCCAACGAAGCGGCGATGGAACTGATCCAAGATATGAAAGACGAAGCCGATGCCCGCGATGTGCTCATGGGTAAACTCGAGCGCAAAGAAAAGATTATGGGCTTTGGTCACGCCATCTACCGTGACTCAGACCCACGTAACGCCATCATCAAAGAATGGTCAGAAAAACTGGCAGCAGATTATGGCGATGATCGCCTCTATCGCGTATCGGTCGCCTGTGAAGCACTAATGTGGGAACAGAAAAAACTTTTCTGCAACGCCGACTTCTTCCATGCCAGTGCTTACCACTTTATGGGCATTCCAACCAAGCTGTTTACTCCAATCTTCGTTTGTTCACGGGTAACGGGTTGGACGGCACATGTGATGGAGCAGCGCTCAAACAACCGCATCATTCGTCCAAGTGCCGATTATGTGGGTGTATCGCCACGCAAAGTGATCCCCATTGCCAACCGTTAA
- the prpB gene encoding methylisocitrate lyase — translation MTQSAGLRFRQALANSKPLQIVGTTNAYFALMAEQTGFQALYLSGAGVANASYGLPDLGMTSMNDVLIDAGRITSATQLPLLVDIDTGWGGAFNIARTIKEFEKIGVAAVHMEDQVSQKRCGHRPNKAVVSTEEMVDRIKAAVDARTDPNFVIMARTDAVAVEGLEAGIERAKAYIAAGADMIFAEALTELDQYRHFKAQVKAPILANMTEFGQTQLFNKEELAQAGADMVLYPLGTFRAANQAALKVMQALMNDGHQRNVLDTMQTRADLYKYLGYHAFEDKLDQLFSQDK, via the coding sequence ATGACCCAAAGCGCAGGATTACGTTTTCGCCAAGCTCTTGCTAACTCAAAACCCTTACAAATCGTTGGCACCACCAATGCGTATTTCGCCTTAATGGCGGAGCAAACCGGTTTCCAAGCCCTGTATCTGTCGGGAGCAGGCGTAGCAAACGCCTCCTACGGTCTACCGGATTTAGGTATGACCTCGATGAATGACGTGCTGATCGATGCAGGCCGGATCACCTCAGCAACTCAACTGCCATTGCTGGTCGATATCGACACCGGTTGGGGCGGCGCCTTTAACATCGCCCGTACCATTAAAGAATTTGAGAAAATCGGTGTTGCCGCTGTGCACATGGAAGACCAAGTCTCACAAAAACGTTGTGGCCACAGACCAAACAAAGCCGTTGTTAGCACTGAAGAAATGGTTGACCGTATCAAGGCCGCCGTCGATGCCCGTACCGATCCTAACTTTGTGATCATGGCGCGTACCGATGCGGTTGCCGTTGAAGGTTTAGAAGCGGGTATCGAACGTGCAAAAGCCTATATCGCCGCTGGCGCCGACATGATTTTCGCCGAAGCCCTAACTGAACTTGACCAATACCGTCACTTCAAGGCTCAGGTTAAGGCGCCGATCCTGGCGAACATGACAGAATTTGGCCAAACCCAATTGTTCAACAAAGAAGAACTCGCGCAAGCGGGCGCCGACATGGTGCTTTACCCACTCGGCACTTTCCGCGCTGCCAACCAAGCCGCGCTGAAAGTGATGCAAGCGTTGATGAATGATGGTCATCAACGCAATGTCTTAGACACTATGCAGACCCGTGCGGATCTGTATAAGTACTTGGGCTACCACGCCTTTGAAGACAAGTTAGACCAATTATTTAGCCAAGATAAGTAA
- a CDS encoding GntR family transcriptional regulator, which produces MLKQDSTFTIDSSLSSVNKVKSLASEKSSTTLADQILVQIQTSIIKGELPAGSKINEQALAEKYGISRGPTREALQTLERQRLVVRAPHVGARVAQLTVSELNDLYQLRSVLEGMACELAASRITPEQLAKLEDLLAVQETALANGDTYFQEEGDVDFHYQIIQASGNKHLQETLIGGLYHLLRMYRYQCTNKNRPVKAIAEHRRIVEAIAQRDGELASLLMRRHIEQGRKNTELRLIELQANAAAKETLANIS; this is translated from the coding sequence ATGTTGAAGCAAGATTCTACATTCACGATAGATAGCAGCCTAAGCAGTGTGAATAAGGTGAAATCCCTCGCCAGCGAAAAATCGTCGACTACCTTAGCCGATCAAATTTTGGTGCAAATACAAACCAGCATCATCAAGGGCGAACTGCCTGCCGGCAGTAAGATCAACGAACAAGCCCTCGCCGAAAAATACGGCATCAGCCGCGGCCCGACCCGCGAAGCGCTGCAAACCTTAGAAAGACAACGCCTTGTAGTCCGTGCGCCCCATGTCGGTGCCCGTGTCGCTCAACTCACAGTGAGTGAGTTAAACGATTTATATCAATTACGTAGTGTGCTCGAAGGCATGGCCTGTGAACTCGCCGCCAGCCGTATTACTCCAGAACAACTGGCCAAGTTAGAAGACTTACTCGCGGTGCAAGAAACCGCGCTGGCCAATGGCGATACCTATTTCCAAGAGGAAGGCGATGTCGACTTCCACTATCAAATCATCCAAGCCAGCGGCAATAAACATCTACAAGAAACCTTAATTGGCGGGCTTTATCATCTGCTGCGGATGTATCGCTATCAGTGCACCAATAAGAACCGCCCAGTAAAAGCCATTGCCGAACACAGACGCATAGTCGAAGCCATTGCCCAGCGTGATGGTGAACTCGCTAGCCTGTTGATGCGTCGCCATATTGAGCAAGGCCGTAAAAATACCGAATTACGCTTGATTGAATTGCAAGCTAACGCCGCCGCGAAAGAAACCTTAGCCAATATCAGCTAA
- a CDS encoding acyltransferase, with translation MLNFLPGPVLFMLSLSLLIINTALWGSLVCLGGLVKMLMPVQSARNAVTALMNRFMWAWATCNGGILYLIAKIEWDVEGLESLNQNSWYLLISNHLSGFDIAAQTYLLRNHIPMLKFFLKKELIYVPIMGLGCWALDMPFMDRTSPAKLKKNPKLKGKDLATTRRACEKFKNMPTSIINYVEGSRFTEDKRQRQDSPYRHLLRPKAGGIAFTLSAMGEQFTNLLDVTLVYPDAPDDVLFGVMNGKVRKIIVRVRALPVPQVDATRYFSESEYRVDFQRWLNQVWAEKDEQITELLAQHQQLTDSATSARTQAH, from the coding sequence ATGTTGAATTTTCTCCCCGGTCCAGTGCTGTTTATGCTCAGCCTGAGCTTGCTGATCATCAATACTGCCCTTTGGGGAAGTTTGGTCTGCCTTGGTGGTTTGGTGAAAATGTTGATGCCAGTTCAAAGCGCGCGTAATGCCGTCACGGCGTTAATGAACCGGTTTATGTGGGCGTGGGCGACCTGCAATGGCGGTATTTTGTATTTAATTGCCAAAATCGAATGGGATGTTGAAGGACTTGAATCACTGAATCAAAACAGTTGGTACTTGCTGATCAGTAACCACCTCAGTGGCTTTGATATTGCAGCGCAGACTTACCTACTGCGTAACCATATCCCCATGCTGAAATTCTTCCTCAAGAAAGAGCTGATTTATGTGCCTATTATGGGCCTAGGTTGCTGGGCGCTCGACATGCCGTTTATGGACAGAACCAGCCCGGCAAAACTCAAGAAAAATCCAAAACTTAAGGGTAAAGATTTAGCCACCACTCGCCGTGCCTGCGAAAAGTTTAAAAATATGCCCACATCAATTATCAACTATGTTGAGGGTAGCCGCTTTACCGAAGATAAACGCCAGCGCCAAGATTCGCCTTACCGTCATTTGCTTCGGCCTAAAGCAGGTGGTATTGCCTTTACACTTTCCGCCATGGGTGAGCAATTTACCAACCTACTGGATGTGACGTTAGTGTATCCGGATGCGCCAGACGATGTGTTATTTGGGGTAATGAACGGCAAAGTACGCAAGATTATCGTTCGCGTACGCGCTCTGCCAGTACCTCAGGTCGATGCCACGCGCTATTTTTCAGAATCGGAATATCGCGTCGATTTCCAACGTTGGTTAAACCAAGTTTGGGCGGAAAAAGATGAGCAAATCACCGAACTTTTAGCGCAACATCAACAACTAACGGATAGCGCCACCAGCGCGCGCACTCAAGCACACTAG
- a CDS encoding acyltransferase, translated as MGTLFSQLKGCIAFLGYVVNTLFWVVPIVLGSFIKLIPLPSLRTATSYFLDFCASAWISVNGVIERVLHPVQIELSGETQFSTKEWYMVIANHQSWVDILILQRVFNRRIPFLKFFLKQELIYVPVLGLAWWALDFPFMRRYSTAQLKKNPKLKGKDIEITRKACAKFKTKPVSVMNFVEGTRFTKAKHTKQNSQFQHLLKPKAGGMAFALSAMGEQIHKLVDVTIYYPDITPSYWDYLTGKLPKVKVHITVTDISPDMRGDYMNDRDFKISFQEQLNELWLAKDQVISQLASQADKEVR; from the coding sequence ATGGGGACCTTGTTTTCACAATTAAAAGGGTGCATAGCTTTCTTAGGCTATGTCGTGAATACGCTGTTTTGGGTTGTACCCATTGTTCTTGGCAGCTTCATTAAACTTATTCCTTTGCCTTCGCTAAGAACGGCGACGAGCTATTTTCTCGACTTTTGTGCCAGCGCTTGGATAAGCGTCAATGGGGTGATTGAACGTGTGCTGCACCCAGTGCAAATTGAGCTGTCGGGCGAGACCCAATTCTCCACCAAAGAATGGTATATGGTGATTGCGAATCATCAGTCTTGGGTGGATATTTTGATCCTGCAGCGCGTATTTAATCGCCGTATCCCATTTTTGAAATTCTTTCTTAAACAAGAACTGATTTATGTGCCCGTGTTAGGGCTAGCATGGTGGGCATTAGATTTCCCCTTTATGCGCCGCTATAGCACGGCACAGCTCAAAAAGAATCCGAAACTCAAAGGCAAGGATATCGAAATCACCCGTAAAGCCTGCGCAAAGTTTAAAACTAAGCCCGTGAGCGTGATGAACTTTGTCGAAGGAACACGCTTTACCAAGGCCAAACATACAAAGCAAAACTCACAGTTCCAACATCTGTTAAAGCCCAAAGCGGGCGGTATGGCCTTTGCGCTATCAGCCATGGGAGAGCAAATCCACAAATTAGTCGATGTCACGATTTACTACCCAGATATCACACCAAGCTATTGGGACTACCTGACAGGCAAGCTGCCAAAGGTTAAAGTACACATAACAGTGACGGATATTTCGCCAGATATGCGTGGCGATTATATGAATGATCGCGATTTTAAAATTAGCTTCCAAGAACAATTGAACGAACTGTGGCTCGCTAAAGATCAAGTGATTAGCCAACTCGCTAGCCAAGCAGACAAAGAAGTAAGGTAA